The Branchiostoma floridae strain S238N-H82 chromosome 7, Bfl_VNyyK, whole genome shotgun sequence region ATTTGATGGTGCAAATTCTGTCGACTTATGGATGCACAATATGAAAGAGGAAGCAATAGAAACAACCGGGGAAGGAGACTGTAACTTTCAGCTTGTGTGGGCTGTGCTAGTCGAGAAACGTCGCCGAATTTTCCGGGCGCTGTGGGACGCCGGATTGCGTAACTGGTCTTGTTCAGATGACTCAGACCAGGGTTCGAACCAACTTTCTTACTCGCTTTTCATGACACCACAAGGAGTAGATATACCAACTCAACATGAATGGATAGTGAACAACGTGAGTAATATTTATCAGTTTACCGGCACCTGGGTATCGCAAGAAGGTAGTCGTCTGGCCTGTAAGTTGCCAAGTTTTAGACCAGGCGTCAACATGGTATTCCGAGGagaaagatcgtttcagatcGACAGTATACAGAAGTTCGACATGATTCTATATCCGGTCGGTTGTGAAGCTGGAAAATACGGCATCACCTGTCAAAAGACGTGCATCTGTAAGAACGGTGCCCTCTGTCATGTCTTCAACGGAGCCTGCAAATGTACCCAGGGGTGGCAGGGCGTGGCATGCGACATCCCCAAACCCTCAGTTGGTATTGAGACGGCGCCTAGCGACCCTCAACATATTACAATCTTTGGGAATGTGACGCTTCGCTGCAGAGCCCATCATGTTGTAGTCAGGACTCTGCACTGGCATTTCCCGAATGGCTCAAAGATGGCAACGAGTGGTGTCAATGAGTCAGTAGTTATATTTACCAAGCTTCAAACAAATGAGGAAGGAATTTATACCTGTACAGCTATAACATCTACAGGAGAAGTGATGGCAACCACGTTCCTTCTAAACGCAAGTTGTCCCGAGGACAGGAAAGGGTGGCGGTGTACAGAAGTCTGTGGCTGTGAGCGGGTCCGCTGCGACAGGTGGGCCGGCTGCATCTGTGGCGAGGGGTGGACAGGATCCAGGTGTCACACAAGATGTCCAGAAGGCACGTACGGGAGAGGCTGCACACGACAGTGCACCTGTCAGTACGGAGTCTGTAGACCTAGCGATGGGAGCTGTAACTGCAGGGCCGGCTGGTACGGATCGGACTGCAGCCGTCCGTGCGTGAACGGCAGGTACGGACGGAGATGTCAGTACACCTGTGCGTGTCGTCATAACGCCAGCTGTAGTCACGTGGACGGCAGCTGCCAATGTGTAGGAGCCTGAACGGGCAGGTATTGTGACGTCATGAAGGGTGATGATGGCGAACCGCTTGTAGAAACGCTGGTACCAATCGTGTTCTTCCTGCTACTTTGTCCTGTTGTGTTGTTGGTGTTGTACAAGAAAGGATGGCTCTGTTGCGTCACACCAGACAACATTGAGGAGACTCAGGCTTTGCTGGAGTTGCAGCGCGTGGAGGCGGATCTGACACAGGGTCTACAGCCTGGCTGGCTGGGACGATGGGAGAAGAAAGCCAAAAACCTTCAGCTGGGGAATCTCATAGGTGCGGGCATGTTTGGAGAAGTCCGAAATGCTGAACTACGAAGGACGAGAGGAACAATTCCCGTCGCCGCCAAGACGGTCCGCGTTGAGGACGCGCAGTCTTACCGAGACTTTTACCGAGAAGCCGCCATACTCATAGCCGTGCACGAAGAGAAGGACCACGACGTCCGACGGTCCAACATTGTCCAACTCTTCGGGGTCATCACGAAGGCCGACCAGAAGTACATCATTCTAGAGTACGCCCCTGGAGGAGATCGCCTGTGTTTTCTGAGACAGCAGAGAAAACATGCCACAGCGCACACACAAGTCGCTCTTCTTCCTTACGCAATGCACATAGCCCGAGCTCTGCATGAGCTGCAAAAGCTGCGTATCGCCCATCGTGACGTGGCTGCTCGGAACGTCCTGGTCACTCTTGACAACGTCGCCAAGCTGGCCGACTTCGGACTGGCGCGGGACGTCTACGCCACGACTCAGTACGCGTCCACTCCCAGGCAAGGCGATGGTGTTCTGTTGCCCGTCAAGTGGATGGCGTTGGAGTCGCTAGAGCTCGGTGAGTACACCTGTCAGAGTGACATGTGGTcgttcggcgtgctgctgtgggagatcgcctcGCTGGGGGACGAACCGCGTTACGATGACCGGGCACGGCTGACTGCAGCTGGGTCGGTCCTGATCGGGATCCTGAGGCGGGGGATCCGGCTGAAGAAGCCGGCTCGGTGCGATGACGGCCTGTACGCGGTGATGAGGTCGTGTTGGCGGGATGATCCTGAGGTACGACCGACTCCGGAAAGCCTGGAGGCTGGAACATCTTCGTCAAATCCTCGACCCAAATTTTATCATGGAAATGGAGACTGTTGTCTGATCTTCCAACCTTGGCAAGTAAAGTATTTAGAGGCCTAGGAATcgcatcttcttcttcttgtccttgtcaTCCTGTCGGACGATCAGTCCACTGACAGATGGACTCAGCAATGTGCAACCAGACCCGCTGCACTTCTGCACAGTCAGAATAATACAATATTCCACAATGTTGAGTGGATAGGAACGCTTTTAATCATTACCACTTAATTTTGCTATGTATCGGAGATCATGGAAATGGAGactgttgttacctccatgaaaaaatggaggtatagttttgagtgtgtctgtgtgtgtgtgtgtgtttgtgtgtgtgtgtgtttgtgtgtgtgtctgtgtgtccgcatatttgtggtcatcataacttgagaacctcttgatggactacgatgatatttggtatgtaggtaggggttgggaagacgaaggtcaaggtcaattttgggccccctggtgtgtggccttggtactgcagcgcaacttccggttttgctatctcggtgttctgaacatgctatggtcaagatttttaagcattagatagctcttgtgctcaggaaaaaattacgtaagtttgggccccctagcgtctagtttgggaatagcaggggcatttttgtcaaaaacttctgacgaggataactcaagaagggaacaacggattttcatcatttttggtatgtaggtaccttagacaattttgtacaagattaaatactaattatgcaaaataggagtacatttgcataattaatgaggatattatatcatggcagttttttcaatgtatctcttgtcctggatgtgatatggtcttgacatttggctggtagatagcttgcagtgtcatgacaaagtggggcaggtttcagccccctaacatttaattgcggaactgcaggggcgtttttgtcaagaaattctaaagaggataactgcagaaaggattgatggattggcatcatattaggcatgcgggtaccttaggcaaatatgttcataatgatatacattttatgcaaatgaggacttaatttgcatgactaatgaggaaattgtataattccattgttttcaataactggacttcaataaatgtaacacatgctaactatgataggtggaatataagcagataccaaatatggtaatgaggaacttatttgcataatttatgtaaaaattgcaaaaacgctttatgattaataatgggaattttataatggtgacatgtgtacgttagtcaatgatgaacaataccatgcataaattatgttaatgtgctagtcaattgcatgaaatttacgaaagctctaaattttcatggaggtatgaggtcgccgaactctagtttgatcTTGTACTTTTTTGTAGTATGTAGTTTCATTCTTTCTGATCCAGTGGTTGATTATAGTAGGAAGCACAGACAATGTCAAAGAACAATAAGTTTCTCTTTATCTAAGCCTCTACGGTGCCTCTATATACATGTGCACAAAACAGTATACAGATGATGAACTTTGAATGTTGTAAGGACGCCAgtctagagagagagagaagaccaATAATGATGAAAGAATAGGGTATTGGGGGGTCTTATGGAACATGAGGCTACGGCCAATTAGTCCTTTGGTCTATTTTGATGGGACGTTAAGTGGaagtcccatgtttgaggagagtcacaccttgtacacgttaaagaacccaccacacttatcgaaaagagtatggGACCTTCCCGGAGTGAGTGGATAgaataaatctgtctggatatgcagcttgtactatccagtacaaacctggtgtgttatgcctttTAAGGCGGTTAACCAGGTATACAAAAACAAAGCACCCTAACCACCTTGCACATGTCCCCCATTCGATGCTGAAAGCAATGCACTATTCGAGTGTCCGAAATCAAATTTTTCatcgttaaaaaaaaactccacaAAATATACACTTCCTACGAATCaatctatcatagaaaatgtgtgtaatttcattttcaattgttttcaaagaagtcaaaccccgcaatagtTATGTAGGTTTAGAATCGTAttcgatattctgtatgtacatcCAATCACTTAATCTTTGTATGCTAGAATTTAGATCATTTACCTGTTTTCAATTACTTCACGTATTTgatgattttgttcacttgcaattagccccatgggaatcaatttgcaataaaacattattcatAACACGACAAAATACTTTTGGCGTTGCTCCCTTGACTTTAATCGCAAAATCAAAGAGTCGTTGTATTCTATAATCTGAATAACAAAGGTAGCAGCTAGCACAGAGAATGTAGCAAACTTACAACTTGATGGTATAATCATCTATACAACAGAAATGTATAACTCACAAATATCATTCTGGCAATAAACCTTCtttaccacccccccccccccctggaaaTGCAAACGAACATTTCCAACTTGATGTCACTAAAAACAATGGCAGCAACACAATAAATAAGTCGCATTTGAAACACGTCATTGTTCTAGTTCATTAGACGGGCTATGAgaattatttacatgtacagcagaAATGTAAGCGAATATATGATATGAGTTTGTATTATTAAAGCGTGGctacatatacatttatatatatatttctcaCCACTCTTATTCCAATACACCCCAACACATGCACTATCCCAAGCATCAAGTTATAAACAGGTAACCTACCTGCTTTTgctgttactacatgtatgcctcAGGTCTTCATGGATATATGTACAAGGtagcagaaaaaaatacagctaGCAGGTTATTAAAAAGATGGTAGCAAGAACAGGTTTC contains the following coding sequences:
- the LOC118419652 gene encoding uncharacterized protein LOC118419652, with product MVTSRHVILFTICLCLQGFTTSGLNVGLNVSVPENAAVGRNVVSLSARLGKQREGDGRCRLVSGDPYGRFTINTNCTVLIANSLDRSVTSEYTLRVGVSSWSTEKTPNIVSVRIHVEDVEGYPPVYNESCAIPTKEPRHAGNPLSLGLLLDIEGTTSDGDYFSIFDGANSVDLWMHNMKEEAIETTGEGDCNFQLVWAVLVEKRRRIFRALWDAGLRNWSCSDDSDQGSNQLSYSLFMTPQGVDIPTQHEWIVNNVSNIYQFTGTWVSQEGSRLACKLPSFRPGVNMVFRGERSFQIDSIQKFDMILYPVGCEAGKYGITCQKTCICKNGALCHVFNGACKCTQGWQGVACDIPKPSVGIETAPSDPQHITIFGNVTLRCRAHHVVVRTLHWHFPNGSKMATSGVNESVVIFTKLQTNEEGIYTCTAITSTGEVMATTFLLNASCPEDRKGWRCTEVCGCERVRCDRWAGCICGEGWTGSRCHTRCPEGTYGRGCTRQCTCQYGVCRPSDGSCNCRAGWYGSDCSRPCVNGRYGRRCQYTCACRHNASCSHVDGSCQCVGA
- the LOC118419661 gene encoding fibroblast growth factor receptor 3-like, which encodes MKGDDGEPLVETLVPIVFFLLLCPVVLLVLYKKGWLCCVTPDNIEETQALLELQRVEADLTQGLQPGWLGRWEKKAKNLQLGNLIGAGMFGEVRNAELRRTRGTIPVAAKTVRVEDAQSYRDFYREAAILIAVHEEKDHDVRRSNIVQLFGVITKADQKYIILEYAPGGDRLCFLRQQRKHATAHTQVALLPYAMHIARALHELQKLRIAHRDVAARNVLVTLDNVAKLADFGLARDVYATTQYASTPRQGDGVLLPVKWMALESLELGEYTCQSDMWSFGVLLWEIASLGDEPRYDDRARLTAAGSVLIGILRRGIRLKKPARCDDGLYAVMRSCWRDDPEVRPTPESLEAGTSSSNPRPKFYHGNGDCCLIFQPWQVKYLEA